The Elaeis guineensis isolate ETL-2024a chromosome 3, EG11, whole genome shotgun sequence region CTGTATCGCACCACGGCAATTGTTCCCGTGAAGCCTTCACTATTCCAAGTTACATGACGGCAACCTTCTTTTTTTATTGTTggtatcaatcttatcttatccTTGGAACTAAATTTTGATAATTACTAAGAGACAAAAATACTTATTCTAGATAGGGTAACTAAGTAGAATAAAAGTAGGAATAAAATTCTATTACTGATGAGCAATGGTTTTCAATATAACCTTCACGATTCTTTTTCCAACGGAAACAACAATCTAATTGTGACattcacagtcgaagcataatcTAAATCTGATAATATTTGTGAAATTGAAGCACGATACTCCCAAAGCTGCGTTAGCTGCGGTCCAGAACATCTTGCGGCTCTGTAAACTATCCGGGACGGTGAAGCGAGTCATCTACACTGGTTCCGTCACGGCTGCATCTCCGTTGAAGGAAGACGGCACCGGTTATGAAGATTTCATCGACGAAGCTTGTTGGACGCCTCTTAATCTCTCATTCGCTCACTGCGAAGATCATGTGAAGGTCTGGCTTTTACATGCAATTCTATAACTTGCCATTCTGATGCTAAATTTATGTTGGCCTAATTTTGTGGCTTTCATGGTGTCCATGTATTTAGTCTTACATATGTCTGAAGACGCTCTCGGAGAAAGAAGTGTTAAGCTACAACTACAAAAAAGGGAAGGGAGAATTAGAAGTGGTAAGCCTGACTTGTGGCCTGGTTGGAGGAGATACAATTCTTCCCTATGTACCATTGAGTGTACGAGTCATTGTGTCCCCACTTACGGGAGACAAGGTGAAACATATACAGCTGAAGTTCCTGCAGGCGTTGCTGGGCTCAGTGCCTTTGGTGCATATAGAAGATGTTTGTGAAGCCCTTGCTTTCTGCATGGAGAAGCCTTCGATGACCGGCAGGTTCCTCTTGGCATGTGCATACCCATCGATGCAAGTGATTGTGGACTACTATGCCGCCAAGTACCCTGAACTTGATGTGATTAAAGAGTATGTGAAGATTGCACTGCCAATTGCTTTCTAGTCATTGAGAAGCTTTTCCCATGCGTATGATAATATGGTTTTGGTTTCTGATTTCAGGGCTGAGGGAGAAGAGCTAAGTATCCAGAGCAAGGCGAGAAAGCTGGTTGATATGGGCTTTAAGTATGGATTTGGTGTGAAGCAGATACTGGATGACAGTGTTGAATGTGCCAAGAGGTTAGGGGAACTTACCGTGGTGGTCTAGCTCATGATGATCATTAAGTGCAGACGTTTATGAATTTTAGAATCTGGTGATCCTGCACTGCAGGAAATGTGAAATGGAATAAAGATGTATCcgcttaaaataaataaataactaaaggCTTGTTGGGatgttgggtttttttttttttcctctttatcTTATTTGCACTTTgtttttgtacttttttttttgttaataaattAGGATAGATTTTTTCCTCCCtttacatccaaaaaaaaaaaaaaaaaagaaatcctaCATGCGTGGAAATTGATGTGGAAGACAATGTTTGCACCAAACTTCTGCTTCCCATGCTCCTACTCTTGCTGGAATCTGTAAGTTGATAAATCTCTGGTTTCAAAtcctttgaagattttttttttcttttttgatttaaaGGGAGGTAAGATGAGCTCCCTGTCTTTTATTAAAGTAAAGAGAAATTACATCATAAAGATGTACAAAGAAAGATCACATGGTGCAGCAGCCCGGCACCAACTATGGAAACTTAATTATCCTGCAGAGAAGAAGGGCGGTCATTCGACTTTATTCCAAATCATCCCAAAAGCTGGCAGGAGCTTTTGATTGCATAAAAGTGACCGATTATTGAAAAGACCAGCGTAAGCTATAGAATTGGTGGCAGTATTTGTGGAGGAAGGATTTCATGACACGGTCCGGTATAATTTCTTCTTGGTTCTTTCGAAAATAAAAACAGAAAACTTTTCCtggttctttctttcttccttttatttGTTTTCAATTTGTGGTGAAAATGGTGCCTAGCTGTGAGAAATTGAGATGGAAGTGAAAAGTTGCCCGCTTATTAGAAATTGCACAAGAGGCGTGGAGACTGGACGGCCGGACGACGATCCACAATTTTGCCGGTCTCAGGTTTAAGCAAAATTAATATTACCTGACCCGACCCCTTatgattaaataataataaaaaaacatAAATCCACGCACCCTACTGTTTGTGTTCACTCTCTCTCCATGCTCGCACATGTGCTTGCATGTCTGTGCGGTCCAGATGGCTGATGACGAAAGGTTACACCTATCGAGATTGACTCAGTCAAGCCAGGCCCACGTTGCAGTTGTGGAATCAATCTTTGGTGCAATTATTGGATTGACCAGCTAATGGATCAGTTCAATAGACacttatcatattatattttttatttaaactaTTCAAGATCAAAATAGAGATAGAAATTCAACATATCATCCATTATATATATACTCCGAAATTTGGGCTGATCATTGGATCTGGTCTATCTAATAATTTGTCCTATCTTTGGGACCAGCCAATGCCGAGTTAGGCCAGCTTGTTTGGGCTTTTTGTCTTGGAAACTTCAAAGTGTAAGTGCATTAATAATTCAGCCGAAGCTATGGAAAATGGACTGCTAGCGTAAGCTAGAGCCTTGGAATCAACTAGATAGAAGCGCCAAGAGGATAAAGAACTGTCTACTTGTTCTGCTATTCCGAATAATTCCAAAGTGCCCAACCAATTGAGAAATTAAAATGAATAAAGATTGCAAAGGTAATGAAGGATGTCAGAAACCACATGGGATATGATCAACCATGAAGTGCAGATTGTATGACTTTTACAAAACTGGCATGAGTCATGACCATATTCAATTGACTCCAGGCTGTTCCATTTTTGACTTGTTTGCGTCGGACATAGCAGTCGCCCGgagtctccttttttttttttttttttttttttgctttttgatgcggtcgccttttttttttttttttgctttttgatgcGGTCGCCCGTAGTATCTTGGCCGCACCAATACGTGACAAACCATGTGGATCTCCAAATATTTTCCTTGTTTTCTCTGAAGCCGTCCCAGCCACGCGGAAACACTAGGTTTAAAAATAAATCAGGGAAAGGGCGAAAGGTAgacagacagagagagagagagagagaggtgggatcCAAATGGGGAAGAGAAGCAAGGTTTGTGTCACAGGAGCTTCAGGCTTTCTCGGGTCTTGGCTTGTCCAGAAGCTCCTAAAGAAAGGCCATGTCGTTCATGCTACTCTAAGGAACTTGGGTCTTTCTCCCACTCTCACTTCCACGTTGCTTGTTCTTAGAAATTTCTTTTcctctaaaagaaaaaaagagagatttcgTTAGTGGATCTGAGTTCTTAATTTTCATTTGCAGAAGATAAGTCGAAGACGCAGCTCTTGAAGAGCCTCCCTGGAGCGGACACCAGGCTGCAACTCTTTGAGGCTGAACTTTACGATCCCCTCACGTTCGAGGCAGCGATCCAAGGGTGTGAGTTCGTCTTCCTCCTTGCCACTCCCTTGCAACACAATACCAACAACACTCAGGTGGGTTGACATTTAATTATACAGTCTCTTCTTGGTTTCCATCTTTTTTCAATGAAAACAACAGAACAGTTTGTTGCAGCAAGGcgtcaaataaaaaagaaatcgAAGAAAATAATCAGAATTTATATGAAAAATTCtctaaatcaaagaaaaaattcaCAGGCATTTTTTCACTAtcttgaaaattgaagattataGTATAGAAAACAAAAGATCCTTAAACAACACTCTGTACCTCTAAAGACAGCATATCTTATCAAAACAGATATCAATAAAATTGGATCGGTTCAATATATTTCATCCaacaagataaaaaaatttttattaattctgtGATCAGTGCTAATCTAAATACaagatatttcaattttttttttttttacttgcagAATCAATAAACCCGGGCTTTTTGACTGAGTACTAATATTTTTGCTCATATTTACTTCATTTCCGGGAGCCATGGAATTGCTAGCCGGATGTTTCCGAGATCCTCTTTTGGGTGGCTGCATGATACCTTATCTATTCACCCACCGTCCATCCATATGGATCCCACATCAGGTGGTGGTGGGTCGTCTTCACCTCCTCATCTGTTCCGTTGGGGCAAACGGCAATATACCCGTGCTCTAGTCTAAATAATGTAtacgataatttttttcatactaAAATTTTAGTAAAACCATGAATCAAAACAAAATGATATAAGAGGGGATTACTTAAAATAAAAAGCTAAGTGAAAACTCGAGCTACactttctaaaattttaat contains the following coding sequences:
- the LOC105040723 gene encoding NADPH HC-toxin reductase 1; translated protein: MGRTSEVCVIGASGYLGSWLVKKLLEKGHAVHATLRNSGDESKTRLLKSLPGADAQLLLFEADLFEPHSFEAAIQGCEFVFLLAAPAPLNANYSQHDTPKAALAAVQNILRLCKLSGTVKRVIYTGSVTAASPLKEDGTGYEDFIDEACWTPLNLSFAHCEDHVKSYICLKTLSEKEVLSYNYKKGKGELEVVSLTCGLVGGDTILPYVPLSVRVIVSPLTGDKVKHIQLKFLQALLGSVPLVHIEDVCEALAFCMEKPSMTGRFLLACAYPSMQVIVDYYAAKYPELDVIKEAEGEELSIQSKARKLVDMGFKYGFGVKQILDDSVECAKRLGELTVVV